In Thunnus thynnus chromosome 13, fThuThy2.1, whole genome shotgun sequence, the following proteins share a genomic window:
- the LOC137195987 gene encoding hepatic and glial cell adhesion molecule-like produces the protein MKAEKDSPSKARIISQILLLACLGFFDSGGVLAVNMTIPNTLIRGTVGGEALLSVRYVSFSLDLPVIKWQLKREKSVTVVQSIGTDIIGTLRPEYRDRILVFENGTLLLHNLRLSDEGTYDVEISITDDTFTGEGSITLTVDEPISRPYIHMEASSVLELSENIILNCSHDNGTRTTYRWLKGGKPLTNVTRFVLSPDQKFLTITRVLMADDDIYSCAVENPVGSMTSLPIRLTVYRRSSLYIILSTGGIFLLITLVTVCACWTPSKKSRHPTRKPLSRFYDDSLQSPVNHTDEALPKMTQHNGKTAVTSLYILQQKDPSMDDSSSNSIGSASELDNPPCYTSSPNYTDCFTQSNGSPARSSHKYT, from the exons ATGAAGGCAGAGAAGGATTCTCCTTCAAAAGCCAGAATAATTTCACAGATTTTATTGCTTGCGTGTCTTGGTTTCTTCGATTCAG gTGGGGTGCTGGCAGTGAATATGACTATCCCCAACACTCTCATTAGAGGTACAGTAGGAGGGGAGGCCCTTCTGTCAGTCCGCTATGTTAGCTTCAGCCTCGACCTGCCGGTGATCAAGTGGCAGCTCAAGAGAGAAAAGTCTGTCACTGTTGTCCAGTCGATTGGAACTGACATTATTGGGACCCTGAGGCCTGAGTATCGTGACCGCATCCTGGTATTTGAGAATGGGACTCTGCTTCTCCACAACCTCAGACTCTCTGATGAAGGGACTTATGACGTGGAGATCTCCATCACAGATGATACCTTTACAGGAGAGGGCAGCATCACACTTACTGTGGATG AGCCTATATCCAGGCCCTATATCCACATGGAGGCTTCATCAGTGCTGGAGCTCAGCGAAAACATCATCCTCAACTGCTCTCATGACAATGGAACCAGGACGACCTACAGGTGGTTAAAAGGTGGAAAACCACTGACCAATGTGACAAGGTTCGTGTTGTCACCTGACCAGAAATTCTTGACCATAACACGGGTGTTGATGGCAGATGATGACATCTACAGCTGCGCAGTGGAGAATCCCGTAGGCAGCATGACAAGCCTGCCCATCAGACTGACTGTCTACA GAAGAAGTTCCCTCTATATCATCCTTTCCACCGGAGGCATCTTCCTCCTGATCACCTTGGTAACAGTATGTGCCTGCTGGACGCCTTCCAAAAA GTCAAGACATCCAACAAGAAAGCCTCTCTCCAGATTTTATGACGACTCTCTTCAGTCACCAGTCAATCACACAG ATGAAGCACTTCCAAAAATGACACAGCATAATGGAAAGACTGCAGTAACGTCACTTTATATCCTGCAGCAAAAG GATCCTTCCATGGATGACTCATCCAGCAACAGCATTGGATCTGCTTCTGAACTTGACAACCCACCGTGCTACACCAGTTCCCCCAACTACACTGACTGTTTTACCCAGTCTAATGGCTCCCCTGCCCGTTCCTCCCACAAGTATACCTGA
- the LOC137195048 gene encoding serine/threonine-protein kinase pim-1-like codes for MNKDSAKPCQSSAVRRRNINSSQTQQSPQAAKDDRTSARKRKASPDKETPKKRKRVSKAEPCNTSEEGVGVKRESSSSPLEGCSTSLAPRGVKRTADGEGPTREKKRSLNLKETKEEIKEDFTSSVEARRAEFEAKYEEGNQLGEGGCGSVFAGYRKADNLPVAIKHVPNDKVFCKQVDKNGNQLSVEVAVMLKLGMTESAVSLLDWYDLDEELILVLERPVPSVDLFTYNEINGGCLEEEEAKIILKQLLDATLELQDKNIFHRDIKKENILIETGADVPRVRLIDFGLSCFVKRGSSYRIFYGTSCHIPPEWYSRCAYSAGPTTVWQLGVVLYEILHSKSSFETREFLGNKLIISNKLSNECQDFLQNCLTKVPEWRPTLEQLQHHPWLR; via the exons ATGAACAAAGACTCTGCAAAACCTTGTCAATCTTCAGCTGTTAGGAGAAGAA ATATTAATAGCAGCCAGACACAACAAAGTCCACAGGCTGCAAAGGATGACAGGACCAGTGCCAGGAAAAGAAAGGCCAGTCCTGACAAGGAGACccccaaaaaaaggaaaagggtCTCTAAAGCTGAACCTTGTAACACCTCAGAAGAAGGTGTTGGTGTGAAAagag agagcagcagcagcccatTAGAGGGGTGCAGTACATCTCTAGCCCCGAGAGGCGTTAAGAGGACTGCTGATGGAGAAGGACCAACcagggagaagaagaggagtcTTAACTTGAAAGAGACCAAAGAAGAGATCAAGGAGGACTTCACTTCCTCAGTAGAGGCCCGCAGAG CTGAGTTTGAGGCCAAATATGAAGAGGGGAACCAGCTCGGTGAAGGAGGCTGTGGATCTGTGTTTGCCGGCTACCGCAAAGCAGATAATTTACCA GTAGCCATTAAACACGTCCCAAACGATAAAGTGTTCTGCAAACAAGTG GATAAGAATGGGAACCAGCTCTCTGTGGAGGTCGCTGTGATGTTAAAACTCGGAATGACTGAATCAGCTGTGTCCCTGCTGGACTGGTACGATCTGGACGAGGAGCTCATATTGGTCCTGGAGAGACCAGTCCCCTCTGTAGACCTCTTCACATACAATGAGATCAACGGAGGATGcctggaagaggaggaggccaaG ATCATATTGAAACAGCTGCTGGACGCTACATTAGAACTTCAggataaaaacatctttcaccGAGACATCAAGAAGGAAAACATCCTGATCGAGACCGGCGCTGACGTCCCACGTGTCCGTCTCATTGACTTTGGCTTGAGCTGCTTCGTTAAGAGAGGATCATCGTACCGCATCTTTTACG GTACCTCATGTCACATCCCCCCGGAGTGGTACAGTCGTTGTGCCTACAGTGCCGGCCCCACAACAGTTTGGCAGCTGGGAGTAGTCCTGTATGAAATTCTGCACAGTAAATCATCATTTGAGACCAGAGAGTTCCTGGGCAACAAGCTAATAATCAGCAACAAGCTGTCCAATG aATGCCAGGATTTCTTGCAGAATTGTCTGACCAAAGTTCCCGAGTGGCGACCCACACTTGAGCAACTACAGCACCACCCATGGCTCAGATAA